The following proteins are encoded in a genomic region of Phragmites australis chromosome 9, lpPhrAust1.1, whole genome shotgun sequence:
- the LOC133929630 gene encoding probable calcium-binding protein CML22, which yields MGGAVSICVEQIKRRRVEKDLDDKVAEALRERARSRKRTFRSVNSITMRLPSLKEGLRDIKDVFDHYDEDSDGTIDNEELRNCLNKLQVQMSEKEIDNVHRYCDIDSRNGIQFQEFVVLLCLMYLLFGPDVTRRVSEFESAKLNYVFDELIHAFLFFDKDGNGTMKRKDVTRRMNEVSNQERTPSYITAQLFKEMDLNRNGKVNLKEFLFSIIRWAGLETEDDGNNETSP from the exons ATGGGGGGTGCAGTTTCCATATGCGTGGAGCAGATCAAGCGCCGGCGAGTAGAGAAGGACCTTGACGACAAGGTGGCGGAGGCGCTCCGGGAGAGGGCCAGGTCGAGGAAGAGGACCTTCAGGTCGGTGAACAGCATCACCATGCGCCTGCCCAGCCTCAAGGAGGGGCTCAGGGACATCAAGGACGTCTTCGACCACTACG ACGAGGACTCAGATGGGACGATCGACAACGAGGAGCTGAGGAACTGCCTGAACAAGCTCCAGGTTCAGATGTCCGAGAAGGAGATCGACAACGTTCACCGCTACTGCGACATCGACAGCAGGAACGGGATTCAGTTCCAGGAGTTCGTCGTCCTCCTCTGCCTCATGTATCTGCTGTTTGGCCCGGACGTCACGCGCCGT GTTTCGGAGTTTGAGTCGGCGAAGCTCAACTACGTCTTTGACGAGCTGATCCACGCCTTTTTGTTCTTCGACAAGGACGGGAACGGGACGATGAAAAGGAAAGATGTCACCCGGAGGATGAACGAGGTGTCTAATCAGGAGAGGACTCCCAGCTACATAACAGCACAGCTATTCA AAGAGATGGATCTGAACAGGAATGGGAAGGTGAACCTGAAAGAGTTCCTCTTCTCCATCATCAGATGGGCAGGTCTCGAAACTGAAGATGATGGTAACAATGAGACTTCTCCCTAG